A window of the Roseburia sp. 831b genome harbors these coding sequences:
- the prmA gene encoding 50S ribosomal protein L11 methyltransferase yields the protein MKWNKYTIETTTAAEDFMSSMLMDLGIEGVEIEDNIPLSKEDQADMFIDFLPELPPDEGISHVSFYLEDQGQDDTETLKKVKIGLENLRKIVDVGSGEITSAQTEDLDWINNWKKYFSSFYIEDILIKPTWEELKEEDKDKFLIEIDPGISFGTGKHETTQLCIRQLLKYIRGDKDYTPKNQTPKVLDVGCGSGILSIVSLKLGAKEVVGTDLDPDCMTSTYDNMEVNHLARELGTFYVGNLIDDVELQEKVGTEEYDIVVANILADVIIPMAPVIPARLKKGGMFITSGIIDFKENEVKDAIEAAGLEVVEINHQGEWVNITARKN from the coding sequence ATGAAATGGAATAAATATACCATTGAGACAACGACAGCAGCGGAAGATTTTATGAGCTCTATGCTGATGGACTTAGGAATTGAAGGCGTGGAGATTGAGGATAATATCCCATTGTCTAAAGAAGATCAGGCAGATATGTTTATCGACTTTTTGCCGGAACTTCCACCGGACGAGGGAATCAGTCATGTTAGTTTCTATTTAGAGGACCAGGGACAGGATGATACAGAGACTTTGAAAAAAGTAAAAATCGGTCTTGAGAATCTTAGAAAAATCGTGGACGTGGGAAGTGGAGAAATCACATCCGCACAGACAGAAGATTTAGACTGGATTAATAACTGGAAGAAATATTTCAGCTCTTTTTATATCGAGGATATTTTAATCAAACCAACCTGGGAAGAATTAAAAGAGGAAGATAAAGATAAATTCCTGATTGAGATTGACCCTGGAATTTCATTCGGTACCGGAAAACATGAGACAACACAGCTTTGTATCAGACAGCTGTTAAAATATATCCGTGGTGATAAGGATTACACACCAAAAAATCAGACGCCGAAGGTATTGGATGTTGGCTGTGGAAGTGGAATTTTGTCGATTGTCTCCTTAAAATTAGGCGCAAAAGAGGTTGTTGGAACCGATTTGGACCCGGATTGCATGACTTCCACCTACGATAACATGGAAGTCAACCATCTTGCAAGGGAACTTGGAACATTCTATGTTGGAAATCTGATTGACGACGTCGAATTACAGGAAAAAGTAGGAACAGAGGAATACGATATCGTAGTGGCAAATATTTTGGCAGACGTAATTATTCCAATGGCACCGGTAATCCCGGCAAGACTAAAAAAAGGCGGAATGTTTATCACATCCGGAATCATTGACTTTAAGGAAAACGAAGTGAAGGATGCAATTGAGGCAGCAGGCCTTGAGGTGGTAGAAATCAATCACCAGGGAGAGTGGGTCAATATTACAGCCCGTAAGAACTAA
- a CDS encoding GNAT family N-acetyltransferase has product MENRLVDKELKLVRYYPNYKTSLAWYQDLDVCKQVDNRDTVYDLDVLKRMYKYLDKKGDLFYIKYKNRLCGDVCLLPDGEVCIVVAKPFQNRHIGRRVINEIIKLAGEQGLSELHAQIYSFNTQSQKMFESIGFRKVEEEQYCLKL; this is encoded by the coding sequence ATGGAGAACAGACTCGTTGATAAGGAACTAAAATTAGTTCGATATTACCCGAATTATAAAACTTCCCTGGCATGGTATCAGGACTTAGATGTATGCAAGCAGGTGGATAACCGGGATACGGTCTATGATTTGGATGTGCTAAAGCGCATGTACAAATATCTGGACAAAAAAGGGGACTTATTTTACATCAAATACAAAAACAGATTATGCGGAGATGTATGCCTGCTACCAGATGGTGAAGTCTGTATTGTGGTTGCAAAGCCATTTCAGAACAGGCACATTGGAAGAAGAGTGATAAATGAAATCATAAAGCTTGCGGGAGAGCAGGGACTTTCAGAATTGCATGCGCAGATTTATTCCTTCAATACCCAATCACAGAAGATGTTTGAAAGTATTGGATTTAGGAAAGTGGAAGAGGAACAATATTGTTTAAAGTTATAG
- a CDS encoding cysteine desulfurase family protein → MEAYLDNSATTRCSERAKDLMVKVLMEDYGNPSSLHMKGVDAENYIKEAQKKIAKTLKVDEKEILFTSGGTESNNMALIGTALANKRSGMHLITTSIEHASISSPMQFLEEQGFHVTYLSVDENGVISLDELKDAVCEDTILVSLMMVNNEIGALEPIEEAVKVIKAKNPATLVHVDAIQAYGKFRIFPKKWGIDLLSVSGHKIHGPKGSGFLYIKDKTKIKPLIYGGGQQKGMRSGTENVPGIAGLGEAAAEIYENFEEKIDRMYQLKQKFVEEASKIEGVSINGKTGRDSAPQVVSVSVDGVRSEVMLHTLEDRNIFVSAGSACSSNKPAVSHTLQQIGLKQNLLDSTIRFSFSVHTSEEEIDYAIEVMREVIPQLRKYTRH, encoded by the coding sequence ATGGAAGCATATTTGGACAACTCAGCAACAACGCGTTGCAGTGAACGTGCAAAGGATTTGATGGTAAAGGTACTGATGGAGGACTATGGCAATCCATCGTCCTTACACATGAAAGGTGTGGACGCTGAAAATTATATCAAAGAGGCACAGAAAAAGATTGCAAAGACCTTAAAGGTTGACGAAAAAGAAATTCTTTTTACCTCAGGTGGAACGGAATCGAACAACATGGCACTGATTGGAACGGCACTTGCAAACAAAAGAAGTGGAATGCATTTGATTACGACTTCCATCGAACATGCATCCATTTCAAGCCCTATGCAGTTTTTAGAAGAGCAAGGCTTTCATGTGACCTATCTTAGCGTGGATGAGAATGGAGTCATTTCTTTGGATGAGCTAAAAGATGCCGTCTGTGAGGACACGATTCTGGTCTCTCTTATGATGGTAAACAACGAGATTGGAGCGTTAGAGCCAATTGAAGAGGCAGTAAAGGTAATCAAAGCGAAAAATCCCGCAACACTCGTTCATGTGGATGCGATTCAGGCATATGGAAAGTTTCGTATTTTTCCCAAAAAATGGGGAATCGATTTGCTTTCCGTGAGCGGTCATAAGATTCATGGACCAAAGGGAAGCGGATTTTTATATATCAAAGACAAGACGAAAATTAAGCCGTTAATCTACGGTGGCGGACAGCAGAAGGGAATGCGCTCTGGAACCGAAAATGTGCCGGGAATCGCAGGGCTTGGCGAAGCTGCAGCGGAAATTTACGAAAATTTTGAAGAAAAGATTGACCGCATGTATCAATTGAAACAGAAATTTGTGGAAGAAGCGTCTAAAATTGAAGGGGTATCCATCAATGGAAAGACAGGGCGTGATTCCGCACCGCAGGTTGTCTCTGTCAGTGTGGATGGAGTGAGAAGTGAAGTCATGCTTCATACATTAGAGGACCGCAACATTTTTGTTTCAGCGGGAAGTGCCTGCTCCTCGAATAAACCGGCAGTTAGTCACACCTTACAGCAGATTGGGTTAAAACAGAATCTTCTTGATTCGACCATTCGTTTTAGTTTCAGTGTTCATACAAGCGAGGAGGAAATCGATTATGCAATCGAAGTGATGCGTGAAGTGATTCCTCAGCTGCGGAAATATACAAGACATTAG
- a CDS encoding MATE family efflux transporter has translation MENKRTLTEGEPMKLILLFAIPIFFGNLFQILYSLIDTKIVGSILGENALAAVGSVSTLYNLLAGFVNGLTMGFSVLTARYYGSKEEEALKKSVANTISLGFLITLLLVVGTLAGLGPILHLLNVPSKQYAMSYEYVGILILGMFVTLGYNICANTLRAIGDSLTPLIYLIVAAVLNVGLDYLFILGFQTGVKGAAYATVIAQGISVVLCLVRIIRKFPILHVKRKDFKMEARQVALMMKGGLSMGLMSCLVNFGTLSLQTGINTLGTTIIVAHTAARKIFEIWCLPITVIGSAMATYCGQNYGAGKYDRIRDGLKAALTLGTVWSALVVLMAHTISKPLIHFVASTTNKEIIYWGSTYLKFDMSFIVICAFIVILRNSMQGFGDHVTPVVSSFIELVAKLAFSFIFVGIFDYWGIIWAEPVAWILMVIPLVLKTFRNREIFPQKTTSKRN, from the coding sequence ATGGAAAATAAGAGAACACTAACAGAAGGAGAACCAATGAAGTTGATTTTGCTGTTTGCAATCCCAATTTTCTTTGGAAACCTTTTTCAGATTTTATATAGTTTGATTGACACAAAAATTGTAGGAAGTATTTTAGGAGAGAATGCACTTGCTGCAGTTGGTTCGGTATCCACACTTTATAACCTGCTTGCAGGGTTTGTGAACGGACTTACGATGGGATTTTCCGTGCTCACGGCGCGCTACTATGGAAGCAAAGAGGAAGAAGCCTTAAAGAAAAGTGTAGCAAATACCATTTCACTTGGATTCCTTATTACATTACTACTTGTAGTTGGAACACTTGCAGGACTGGGACCGATTCTTCATCTTTTAAATGTTCCCTCTAAGCAGTATGCAATGTCATATGAATATGTGGGTATTTTGATTCTGGGAATGTTTGTCACACTGGGTTATAACATTTGTGCGAACACACTTCGTGCAATCGGAGATTCCCTGACGCCACTTATTTATCTGATTGTTGCTGCTGTGCTGAATGTCGGTCTGGATTATCTTTTTATCTTAGGATTCCAGACAGGGGTAAAAGGTGCTGCGTATGCGACTGTAATTGCGCAGGGAATTTCAGTGGTGCTTTGTCTGGTGCGCATTATTCGTAAATTCCCGATTTTGCATGTAAAGCGCAAAGATTTTAAGATGGAAGCAAGGCAGGTGGCACTTATGATGAAAGGTGGCCTTTCCATGGGACTAATGTCTTGTCTGGTTAATTTTGGAACCTTATCCTTACAGACGGGAATTAATACGCTTGGTACGACCATTATTGTGGCACATACAGCGGCAAGAAAAATTTTTGAAATCTGGTGTCTGCCGATTACTGTAATCGGTTCTGCGATGGCGACTTACTGCGGACAAAATTATGGGGCAGGAAAGTATGACAGGATACGGGATGGATTAAAGGCAGCCTTAACGTTAGGAACCGTATGGAGCGCGCTTGTTGTGCTGATGGCGCATACCATATCAAAGCCACTGATTCATTTTGTGGCAAGTACCACAAACAAGGAAATTATCTATTGGGGTTCAACGTATCTAAAATTTGATATGTCATTCATTGTGATTTGTGCGTTTATCGTGATTTTGCGAAATTCCATGCAGGGATTTGGAGATCATGTGACACCTGTGGTTTCCAGTTTTATTGAACTGGTCGCAAAACTTGCATTTTCTTTCATTTTTGTTGGCATTTTTGACTACTGGGGTATTATCTGGGCAGAGCCGGTTGCCTGGATTCTGATGGTAATTCCGCTTGTTTTGAAAACGTTTCGAAATCGGGAGATATTTCCACAAAAAACGACGTCGAAAAGAAATTGA
- a CDS encoding S-ribosylhomocysteine lyase has protein sequence MKKIASFTIDHIKLEPGIYVSRKDHVGSEVITTFDLRMTSPNDEPVMNTAEVHTIEHLAATFLRNHAVYADKTIYFGPMGCRTGFYLLLAGDYESKDIVPLMTEMFEFIRDFKGDVPGASPKDCGNYLDMNLGMANYLANRYLENTLYGIDEKHLVYPA, from the coding sequence ATGAAAAAAATTGCAAGCTTTACCATTGATCATATCAAACTTGAACCAGGGATTTACGTTTCCAGAAAAGACCATGTTGGTTCCGAGGTTATCACAACCTTTGACCTTCGTATGACATCTCCAAACGATGAGCCGGTCATGAATACAGCAGAGGTTCACACAATTGAGCATCTTGCTGCTACTTTTTTAAGAAATCATGCTGTCTATGCAGATAAGACCATTTATTTTGGACCGATGGGATGCCGTACCGGATTTTACCTGCTCCTTGCAGGCGATTATGAATCCAAAGACATCGTGCCACTGATGACAGAAATGTTTGAATTTATCCGTGACTTTAAAGGAGACGTTCCAGGCGCAAGCCCGAAAGACTGCGGCAATTACCTTGATATGAACCTTGGCATGGCAAATTACCTTGCCAACCGTTACTTAGAGAATACCTTGTACGGTATTGATGAAAAACATCTTGTTTATCCAGCATAA
- a CDS encoding IS1634 family transposase — translation MYIAVTGSKNNKDVYIYQSFRKEDGKSSSRIYKKLGKYNVLLEQFNGDDEKLMAWAKSEAAKETELYNERTGKVTVEFSQAACIPMNEERSFHAGYLFLQQLCTHLRLDNICRAIKGRHKFKYDFHAILTDLVYARILSPSSKLSSYNFCKTLLEPPKYEIQDVYRALSVIAEESDFIQSELYKNSNFIYPRNQKILYYDCTNYYFEIEEESGLKHYGKSKENRPNPIVGMGLFMDADGIPLAFNIFPGNQNEQTTLKPLEKKIIQDFNCSEFIFCSDAGLGSANNRAFNSIGNRAYVITHSLKKMKQEDRDIALNLTQFRKVGSTDFIDIRTLDETDEEVFNSIYYKEVPVVTGDLDETLIVTYSPKYKAYQQRIRSRQIERAEMIINSPCKKRKGKNQNDPMRFVKNTAVTNDGEIAEKNVYEIDEEQIAKEELYDGFYAVMTNLEGNIEEIIKINKQRWEIEENFRIMKTEFEARPVYVRRDDRIKAHFMTCYISLLLYRLLEKKIGNSYTTEQLIETLRSMKMTLLNTANGYVPSYTRTEITDSLHQTFGFRTDYEFIKKSTMRSIIKQTKEINLQ, via the coding sequence ATGTATATTGCAGTTACAGGTAGTAAAAACAATAAAGATGTTTACATTTATCAGTCATTCCGAAAAGAAGACGGAAAATCATCTTCTCGTATCTATAAAAAGCTCGGAAAATACAACGTTTTGCTGGAACAGTTCAATGGTGATGATGAAAAACTTATGGCTTGGGCGAAAAGCGAAGCTGCCAAAGAAACCGAACTCTACAATGAGCGCACAGGGAAAGTCACAGTTGAGTTTTCTCAGGCTGCCTGCATCCCTATGAACGAAGAACGTTCTTTTCATGCCGGTTATCTCTTCCTTCAACAGCTATGCACACACCTCCGTCTTGATAACATCTGCCGTGCCATTAAAGGACGCCATAAATTTAAGTATGATTTCCATGCGATTCTTACTGATCTGGTTTACGCAAGGATCCTTTCTCCTTCAAGCAAGCTCAGCAGCTATAACTTTTGTAAAACTCTGCTGGAGCCGCCAAAGTATGAAATTCAGGATGTTTACAGAGCTTTGTCTGTAATCGCAGAGGAATCAGATTTCATCCAAAGTGAACTATACAAAAACTCAAACTTCATCTATCCAAGAAATCAGAAGATACTTTACTATGACTGTACAAATTATTACTTTGAGATTGAGGAAGAAAGCGGTTTGAAGCACTATGGAAAAAGCAAAGAGAACCGCCCAAATCCGATTGTTGGTATGGGCCTGTTTATGGATGCTGATGGCATTCCACTTGCATTTAATATTTTTCCAGGCAATCAAAACGAGCAGACAACGCTCAAACCTTTGGAGAAAAAAATCATACAGGATTTCAACTGCAGTGAATTTATTTTCTGTTCAGATGCCGGTCTTGGAAGTGCAAATAACCGAGCGTTTAACAGCATCGGGAATCGGGCTTATGTCATCACGCATTCCCTTAAGAAGATGAAGCAGGAAGACCGTGATATCGCCCTGAATCTAACACAGTTCAGAAAGGTTGGTTCGACAGATTTTATAGATATCAGGACTTTGGACGAAACCGATGAAGAAGTTTTTAACTCCATTTATTACAAAGAAGTTCCTGTTGTTACTGGAGATTTGGATGAAACACTAATCGTTACATACTCACCGAAATATAAAGCTTATCAGCAAAGAATCCGGTCACGTCAAATCGAGCGTGCAGAGATGATTATTAACTCTCCTTGCAAAAAACGAAAGGGCAAAAATCAAAATGATCCAATGCGTTTTGTGAAAAATACTGCCGTAACAAACGATGGTGAGATTGCAGAAAAGAACGTATATGAGATTGATGAGGAACAGATAGCAAAAGAAGAACTTTACGATGGTTTCTATGCGGTTATGACAAATCTGGAGGGAAATATTGAGGAAATCATAAAGATTAACAAGCAGCGCTGGGAAATTGAAGAGAACTTCAGAATTATGAAAACCGAATTCGAAGCAAGGCCTGTGTATGTCAGAAGAGATGACCGGATTAAGGCACATTTCATGACCTGCTATATCAGCCTTCTTCTCTACCGCCTGTTAGAGAAAAAAATAGGAAACAGCTATACAACAGAGCAGCTCATCGAGACTTTACGCTCCATGAAAATGACACTGTTAAATACTGCTAATGGATACGTTCCATCCTACACCCGAACTGAAATAACAGATTCTTTACACCAAACTTTCGGGTTTCGGACCGATTATGAATTTATCAAAAAATCTACGATGCGAAGCATCATCAAGCAGACAAAAGAAATTAACTTACAATAA
- a CDS encoding adaptor protein MecA — translation MDIKRLGENSVRCVLTEEEIHGMGFDIDEIITDSSKTQEFMQEVLELVEEEENIRFEKISPMVQAELLPDHQLAVTFGSDSEAGIRSIVDTIRQMMNGISMEKKAAEQKEDATPDAGDEEYEERKVCSLCFEDLKEAMLFCKGSVGLKLPESMLYKLKEEYELILDFSAFTEEEIKSYAFVTGEFGKKYEFGEARVAYILEHGSKLIAEDAIMTLASL, via the coding sequence ATGGATATTAAAAGACTTGGCGAGAATTCCGTCCGCTGCGTATTGACTGAGGAAGAGATTCACGGTATGGGATTTGATATTGATGAGATTATAACAGACAGCTCCAAAACGCAGGAGTTCATGCAGGAAGTATTAGAACTGGTGGAGGAAGAGGAGAACATCCGCTTTGAGAAGATTTCACCAATGGTGCAGGCAGAACTTTTGCCAGATCACCAGCTTGCTGTTACCTTTGGTTCAGATAGTGAGGCTGGAATCCGTAGTATCGTAGATACCATCCGTCAGATGATGAATGGAATTTCAATGGAAAAGAAAGCAGCAGAGCAGAAAGAGGATGCCACGCCGGATGCGGGTGACGAAGAATACGAGGAACGCAAAGTCTGCAGTCTGTGCTTTGAAGATTTAAAAGAGGCCATGCTTTTTTGTAAGGGCAGCGTAGGATTAAAATTACCTGAGAGCATGCTATATAAGCTGAAAGAAGAATATGAGCTGATTTTAGACTTCTCCGCATTCACAGAGGAGGAGATAAAATCTTATGCGTTTGTGACAGGAGAATTTGGAAAGAAATATGAATTTGGAGAGGCACGTGTTGCCTATATTCTTGAACACGGAAGCAAGTTGATTGCAGAGGATGCAATTATGACACTTGCAAGTTTGTAA
- a CDS encoding 16S rRNA (uracil(1498)-N(3))-methyltransferase, protein MYQFFIEDEQVHDTYVTIEGTDVNHIRNVLRMKKGEKIRVSSRSGMGYFCEVDMITEQCVEAKILSLDETGTELSSKISLYQGLPKSDKMELIIQKAVELGVYEVIPVAMKNCVVKLDEKKAASKVKRWQSIAESAAKQSKRSLIPEVVQPMSYKQALERAQDCDRILIPYENERGMLATKEAVEAIEPGESIAIFIGPEGGFAPEEITNVGEKAKLISLGKRILRTETAGLATLAILGYQLESKEG, encoded by the coding sequence ATGTACCAGTTTTTTATAGAGGACGAGCAGGTTCATGATACCTATGTGACGATTGAAGGCACAGATGTAAATCATATCCGGAATGTCTTGAGAATGAAAAAAGGAGAAAAAATCCGCGTGAGCAGCCGCTCTGGAATGGGATATTTCTGTGAGGTCGATATGATTACAGAGCAGTGCGTAGAGGCGAAGATTCTTTCTTTGGATGAGACTGGTACCGAGCTTTCCAGCAAGATTTCTTTATATCAGGGATTGCCAAAGAGTGATAAGATGGAACTCATTATACAAAAGGCAGTGGAGCTTGGTGTGTATGAGGTAATTCCGGTTGCCATGAAAAACTGCGTGGTAAAACTGGATGAGAAAAAGGCAGCATCGAAGGTAAAAAGATGGCAAAGCATTGCAGAGAGTGCGGCAAAGCAATCTAAAAGAAGCCTGATCCCGGAAGTCGTGCAGCCAATGAGTTACAAACAGGCCTTAGAAAGAGCGCAGGATTGTGACAGAATCTTAATTCCGTATGAGAATGAGCGTGGCATGCTTGCAACAAAAGAGGCGGTGGAGGCAATCGAACCCGGAGAGTCCATAGCCATTTTTATCGGGCCGGAAGGTGGATTTGCACCGGAAGAAATTACAAATGTAGGTGAAAAGGCAAAGCTGATTTCTCTTGGCAAACGGATTCTTCGTACGGAGACAGCAGGACTTGCAACACTTGCAATTTTAGGATATCAGTTAGAAAGCAAAGAAGGATAA